A single genomic interval of Agrobacterium larrymoorei harbors:
- a CDS encoding glycoside hydrolase family 16 protein: protein MTYIAHISSRILATALVALGLGSSAAMAQENNGKSFIENFDSMDRSFWYVSDGWNNGPHQNCTWSKKLVKFEGGHLQLGFQEGRAGDRNYSCGEIQTKGRYRYGTYEARIKTASGSGLNSAFFTYIGPTDKKPHDEIDMEVLGKNSGQVQLNQYISAKGGNEQLVDVPGGADKGFNDYAFVWEPQRLRYYVNGKMVHEVTDPSKIPQTPQKIFFSLWGTDTLKSWMGKFAYTGPTTMQVDRLAFTALGDKCQFPQSVACATN, encoded by the coding sequence ATGACCTACATTGCGCATATATCGTCGCGCATTTTGGCCACAGCATTGGTGGCACTCGGCCTCGGCTCTTCAGCCGCCATGGCTCAAGAGAACAACGGCAAGTCTTTTATCGAGAACTTCGACAGTATGGATCGGTCGTTCTGGTATGTATCCGATGGCTGGAACAATGGTCCGCATCAGAATTGTACGTGGTCGAAGAAGCTGGTGAAGTTCGAGGGTGGGCATTTGCAGCTGGGGTTTCAGGAAGGCCGTGCGGGGGACCGTAATTATTCCTGCGGGGAAATCCAGACCAAGGGGCGTTATCGCTATGGCACCTATGAGGCGCGGATCAAGACGGCTTCGGGTTCCGGCCTGAACTCTGCTTTCTTCACCTATATCGGCCCGACCGACAAGAAGCCGCATGACGAGATCGACATGGAGGTTCTTGGCAAGAACAGCGGTCAGGTGCAGCTGAACCAGTATATTTCCGCCAAGGGCGGCAATGAGCAGCTGGTGGATGTGCCCGGCGGTGCAGACAAGGGGTTCAACGACTATGCCTTCGTCTGGGAGCCGCAGCGCCTGCGTTACTACGTCAATGGCAAGATGGTGCACGAGGTGACCGATCCATCGAAGATCCCGCAGACACCGCAGAAGATTTTCTTCAGCCTGTGGGGCACGGATACGCTCAAAAGCTGGATGGGCAAGTTCGCCTATACCGGCCCGACGACGATGCAGGTGGACCGCCTGGCCTTTACCGCGCTGGGAGACAAGTGCCAGTTTCCGCAGTCGGTTGCCTGCGCCACCAACTGA